DNA sequence from the Syntrophales bacterium genome:
AAAGGGAAAATATGGCCTCCATATAATTTCACCGGTCCATGCCTTACAATTAACCTGTTTTCGAATGATCTAATTTTTATCAATTAATCCGTTTATTCCGGACATTGGAATCGCAGATGCTCCTTGACAAAAATTACAAAGTAGGGAATTATGCCCTCAAATGTTTAATAAGGTTATTTCATTAAAGATGGTCAGGATATGGTAACATCCTGCGATAACAGAGAAAGTACCATTAAGGTGTCATTGAAAAATAAAGGTAGTTAAAATGTCCAAACTTTTACTCATAGATGATGAAAAAGCAATTGTCAGGGTTCTTTCCATTTCGTTGAAGAGCGACGGTCATGAAGTAGTTACTGCATACAGCGGTAAGGAGGGGATAGAAGTATTCCAGCGTGAATCTCCCGACATAGTTCTTACAGATATAAAGATGCCCGGCATGGATGGCCTTGAGGTCTTAAAGACAGTGAAAGAGCTGAATCCTGATACGGAAGTAATCATGATTACCGGCCATGGAGATATGGGTTCGGCAATAGAAGCTCTTCAGTATGGCGCCTCTGATTTTGTCAATAAACCTGTCAGGGATGAAGTTCTGGCAATAGCCCTTGAAAGAGCTAAAGAAAAATTGCTCATGAAGCGGAAACTCAGGGAATACACTGAAGATCTGGAAAACATGGTCTGGATTGCCACTGAAGAAGTAAGAAGAAAATCAGAATTTCTGGACAAACTAATCACCAGTTCTAATGATGGGATAGTAGCGACGGATGAAGGAGGAGAAATTATAATTTTTAATCCCGGTGCACAGAAAATATTCGGCTATTCCAAGATTGAAGTTGTTAGAAAGATGGGCATTAATGATGTCTGTCCGCCGGAAATAGGAGAATATTTCAAACAGGCTCTGGAACACAAAACGATTTTTAAAGAATCTGATTGGAAAGAGATCATGATTTCGTCGAAGAATGACCAGAAGGTACCGACAAGATTTTCAGGATCTATTCTTTATGAAAAGGATGAGCCTATAGGTAGCGTTGGGTTTTTTCAGGATCTTACGGAAATTAAACGTCTGGAGCGGAATTTGATCGAATCAGAAAGGCTGGCCGCTATCGGGCAGACCGTGGCCGGCTTAGCTCACCATATCAAAAATATCCTTAGCGGACTTAAGGGTGGCGCTTATGTGGTAAAAATTGGTCTTGACAAAGACGATACAAATAAGGTAAGAGCGGGCTGGAAAATGGTGGAGAGAAATGTTGGAAGAGTATCTGAGCTGGTTCTGAGCTTACTCACCTATTCTAAGGTTCGTGAACCTGAATATAAGGTTTGCCTTCCCAACGAAATCGCCGAGGATGTATGTATGCTTATGGAAACAAAGGCAGAAGAACATGACATTAAAATTGTAAAAGATTTCGATGCATCCATTGGCAAAGTATCTTTAGATTCAGATACAGTTCATCGCACACTACTCAACTTAGTTTCTAATGCCATTGATGCCTGTATTTTTGACGCAGACGAAACCAAGAAATGGCGAGTTCGAGTTAAAACCGTCCTCGAAGATAATGAAATGATTAGATTCGAGGTCATTGATAACGGATGCGGCATGAATGAAGAGATTAAAAAAAATCTTTTCACTTCTTTTTTTAGCACTAAAGGTGGCAAGGGGACAGGTCTCGGCCTATTAGTTACACGGAAGCTGGTAGAAGAACATGGTGGCAAGATAGACGTTTCTTCCAAGTCGGGGAAGGGTTCCACCTTTATTATACAGTTGCCATATAGTAAGGCAATTCACTAAAGTCGTGACATCTCACTCATAAAATAGACGTAACTGTCAGAGAAGTCATAACTGTTTCACGGAGGACCTATTATGGGAAAAAGGGTACTTGTCGTAGATGACGATCCTGATATAGTAGCTTTTGTAGTGACCGTTTTAGAGGAAAATGGTTTCATTTCCTTAATAGCCAAAAACGGTGAGATGGGCATGGCTAAAGCCGTCGAGGAAAATCCAGATCTGATTATCCTGGACATCTTGATGCCCAAACAGAGTGGCATCAAGATGTACCGGGAATTAAAGAGCGCTGAATCTCTCAAGAAAATTCCTGTCATTATTCTATCTGGAATAGCCAAGAGGACATTCCTCCGTTCCCAAGAGGCCTTGACTGCATTTGGCAACCAGACTGTGCCGGAACCTGAAGCATACATGGAAAAACCGGTTGAACCTGAAGAACTGGCAGAGATGATAAAGAAATTTATA
Encoded proteins:
- a CDS encoding response regulator; the encoded protein is MGKRVLVVDDDPDIVAFVVTVLEENGFISLIAKNGEMGMAKAVEENPDLIILDILMPKQSGIKMYRELKSAESLKKIPVIILSGIAKRTFLRSQEALTAFGNQTVPEPEAYMEKPVEPEELAEMIKKFIA
- a CDS encoding response regulator; amino-acid sequence: MSKLLLIDDEKAIVRVLSISLKSDGHEVVTAYSGKEGIEVFQRESPDIVLTDIKMPGMDGLEVLKTVKELNPDTEVIMITGHGDMGSAIEALQYGASDFVNKPVRDEVLAIALERAKEKLLMKRKLREYTEDLENMVWIATEEVRRKSEFLDKLITSSNDGIVATDEGGEIIIFNPGAQKIFGYSKIEVVRKMGINDVCPPEIGEYFKQALEHKTIFKESDWKEIMISSKNDQKVPTRFSGSILYEKDEPIGSVGFFQDLTEIKRLERNLIESERLAAIGQTVAGLAHHIKNILSGLKGGAYVVKIGLDKDDTNKVRAGWKMVERNVGRVSELVLSLLTYSKVREPEYKVCLPNEIAEDVCMLMETKAEEHDIKIVKDFDASIGKVSLDSDTVHRTLLNLVSNAIDACIFDADETKKWRVRVKTVLEDNEMIRFEVIDNGCGMNEEIKKNLFTSFFSTKGGKGTGLGLLVTRKLVEEHGGKIDVSSKSGKGSTFIIQLPYSKAIH